GTCTTTGTATCAAACCACACGAGATATCGATTTAGTGGAAAACCGCTTCGTTCAAACCAAGATAGATATAAATCATGAATTGTCGCCTTGGTGGGAGTTGAGAGCGGGAATTCAATATAAAACTTACCAAAATGAAAATGAACGGGTGCGTTTTCGAGACATAAGCATGCGCAATCAAAATGTTGCGGCGATTACCGAAAACTCTCCGGTGGATTATGGCAAAAATATGGGGGTGGTAGGGCTTCCTAGCACTTGGATTGTAGCGGGACATGATGCATTTTCGTCGTTATATGACGGTGATCCAACTCAGAACCAGTCGCCAGATTTGAGTGCCAAGTTGCGTGAATACTTGATTGCAGGGTATCTACAAACAGTTTTTGATGAACCTTTTGACGATATTCCATTGTCTGGGAATTTGGGGTTTCGTTGGGAATCTATTCGGCAACGCAGCCAGGGTACGATTGCCACGCCTGAAGAGCCTGAGATTTTCGACTCATTGCAACGCCATGCTCAAATTCTTCCTTCGATGAATTTGATTTGGCAGTTTTCCGAGAAAATACAAGCGCGATTCGCGGCAAATAGAAATTGGTCAAAAGCAGAGATTAGACAGCTTAATCCGTCGCATGCGATTAATGTGGGCGGGCAAAGTTTGAATCGCGGCAATCCTGAGTTAAAACCTATGGTTGCAGACTCCATTGATGTAGGGCTCGACTGGTTTTCACGTAATCAGCATTTTATTTCTGTGGGGGTATTTTACAAAGACATTGATTCATTAGTGCATGAAGAGTCTCGAATGCAGCCATTTTCAGAAACGGGACTTAGTCTTGATTTAATTTCTGATAGAGGTCAAGACGGTGACACTGTCTATTGGGTCAGTGAACCGACCAATGGCGATTCGGTTGAATTACTGGGTGCCGAGCTGTCGACCATGTTTTCGCTATGGCACAGCACTGATGGTGCGCCGAAACTCAGTTTTAATTACACCTTTAGTGATGCGCAAGATAGCTATTCGGTGGGAGATCAACGAGTGACTTCTCCTTTAATTGGCTTGTCGCGACATATCGGCAATGCCACGCTTTTTTACGACACTGCAAAATTTGGCTTTAGGGTGTCAGGAAACTATCGTTCGGCATACGTGCAGTCAGTGCCCAGTGGGAATAACAATGATGAAGACGGACTCAACAGCGCTTTCTATCTGGATATGTCGGGTTATTATCAATGGGCCGAGTCGATTCGGTTTGATCTGGAGATCTCAAACTTAACGGATGAAGTGTTTGATTTATATATCGACAGTAGCAACCGACCCTATAATTACACTCAGTCAGGCACAGAGTTTAAGGTCCAGTTGAATGTGCAAATTTAATCATTCGCAATGCGTTAGAGTGGCAATAGAGGCCATGCACCAGTCTAATTGATGTTGCAGTTGCTCGTTTGATAATCCCATTTGGGAAGCCGAACGTAGGCCCATTAATTGAACTTGAACGAAGGTTGCCACGTCATTTGGAGCAAGAGAACGGTCTATTTCCCCTGCATCTTGGATACTGTTGATGAGACCACAAAGTGCCCCTTGAAATGACTCAATATAAGCTTGGGCGGCTTGGCGGGCGCGGTGTTCGTGGTCTTCTATTTCTAATAACGTTTTAGCGAGCATGCAGGCGCGAGCCGCTTGATGCTGATTGCCTATCGATACGCTTTGAATAAATGTTCTCAGTGCATCTAAGCCGCAATCAGTTGAGTCTAAAGCTTGGTGAAATCGCAGTTCCATTTCGTTTTGGTATGCAGTAATCGCCTCAATGAAGATGCCATCTTTATTGCCAAACTCGGCGTAAATACTTGCTGGCCTCATATCAAGCTCAGCGCTTAGATCTCGCATAGAGGTTGCATGATAACCTTGTCGCCAAAACAACTCTTTGGCTTTTTGAGTGACATCTTCGCGGTCAAAGCGTTTAGGGTTTGGCATCAACAGCTTCCAAATTGAAAAGGGAACACGGAAGCATTTTAACTTGAACGAGTGATAAAGTAAAAGTGAGCCAAATGTTGTCTAAACGATTGCCTCACGGCACGGCTCTCTGAATTGGGTTGATAAGGGGGCAGAATGGTATACGACAATTCACAGAGAATTGCCGCATATGAACAAATCTAATTCAGTATTCGGCTACTCGCCATTATCGTGAACGCTCACTAGTTTTAATGGTGTGTTAGCTGGGCTGTTTGAATTGGAACCTGATAGTAAGTGCGTAATGTCACTGCAAATTAAATGCCCCTCAAAAACCACGATATCGGCATTGTTGAGTACGCATTTGGAAGCGTGCGCCAATGATGTTCTGACCGCCTGCCCAGTCTGGTTTTGGCAAGTGGCATGGAGCCTGTCATCTTCAATTGAAATACTGGAACAGTCTTTTTGATAAGATCCCAAAGGTAAGGATGGGTGATTCGGGGCAATCGCTCCGAATAATAAAGCGGCTACAGCAAAAGAAAAATAGAGCGCCATGAAATTCATGATCCTTGCTCCTGTTGGGGGTTGAACACAACAACATATGGGCGAAGTTTGAGTATCAAGGTTATGCCCAGCGATGGGTATTACACAGCATTACGAGCAGAATTTTAGCCCGACCTTACGATAAAAAAGGGCTCCGAAGAGCCCTTGATTAATGCGTTACAATTTACCGGCCCACACTACTACGGCGGTATCTCCGTTGTGTGTTCGGCTAAATACATAGGGCGCTTCACTCAAACGTTGATGTTGACCCGCTCCAATTGCCACATGACGTTTACGGAACTGAGCAACTTTTTGCCAATGAGCTAGCAAGTCAGCGCGTGGTCCTTGAATCGAGCCCCAGTTCATATCTGATCGAGT
This genomic stretch from Echinimonas agarilytica harbors:
- a CDS encoding TetR/AcrR family transcriptional regulator yields the protein MPNPKRFDREDVTQKAKELFWRQGYHATSMRDLSAELDMRPASIYAEFGNKDGIFIEAITAYQNEMELRFHQALDSTDCGLDALRTFIQSVSIGNQHQAARACMLAKTLLEIEDHEHRARQAAQAYIESFQGALCGLINSIQDAGEIDRSLAPNDVATFVQVQLMGLRSASQMGLSNEQLQHQLDWCMASIATLTHCE